GGTCGATATAGAAGTCCCCAGCGGGGCAAAAAATCCCCTCGGGGCGAAATTGCATAACCATACCCCCCAACGTAGCAGCCACGGGGTTGGTTGCCAGTCCTGCGATTTATCCCTCTTATGGGGGCAAACGTTTCAGGGAGCGACGAGACATGGGGTTTGCGAATTTTAAGGAACGGATGTTGTCCGGCGAGCAGCTGCTGGGCACGTTTGTCAAAACGCCGTCGGTTGAGATTATCGAGGTTCTAGCGGTGTCCGGTCTGGATTTCATTTGTCTGGACGCGGAGCATTCCTCTTGGGACCGGATGCGCATGGATGCCTGCCTCGCGGTGGCGCGGGCGCTGGACTTTCCAACCTTGGTGCGGGTGCCGTCGGCTGGTGCCGACGACATCCTGAAAGCGATGGATGCAGGCGCCGTGGGCGTCGTGGTGCCCCATGTGGACAGCGCCGAGAAGGCGCGCGCGGTGGCGAAGGCGACACGGTTCGGGCTTGGCGGACGTGGCTTTGCGGGCTCTACGCGTTGGGCGGGCTACGCGACGCGTTCTATGGCGGATGTGCTGGAGCAGTCCCGCCGTGAAACCGTGGTGATCGTCCAGATCGAAGAGCCGGAAGGCGTGGACGCGATCGCACAGATTGCGGGCGCAGAGGGCGTTGACGGCGTGTTCATTGGCCCTTCGGATTTGTCGGTGTCTTACGGTGAGACGTCAACCGACAATGACAACCTGCGCAATGCCATGACCACAGTCGGTGACGCGGCGCGCGAGGCGGGGATTACCTATGCCACTTGGGCGCCGGATGCCGCGACTGGTCGCTCGCTCGAACCATATGGGTTTACCATGTACGTTCTGGGGTCCGAGCTGTCATGGATCGTATCAGGCGCGCGGGCGGCCGCAGCGCAGATGCGTGAAGGATAACGTAAGGTCAAAGGGTTAGGCGGGAGATATGCAAATGCTGCATGGCGGCATTTCGGGTTTTGGGAGGTGTCGAGGCAGCATCGCTGACCTATCTTTGTATCAACGAACAGACAAACAGGACCCTAGATATGACCGATTTTGACTCCTCCCGTATCGACCTTGAAGCCATCGAGCTTGAAGCCCGTAAAATGCGTGCCGACTACACCGCCGCAATGATCGCTTCTGCCCGCGCTTGGATCGTTTCCAAATTCACGACTCCAGTATTGGCCGGCTCCAAAACCGCCTAATTCCATTGCCAAACTGCCCCGCTGGGGCGTAGCAATGCGCATTCAAAATCCCGGTTCCGCCATCAAAGCGGACCGGGATTTTCTCATTTTGGCCCGATTTCACAGTCATCCTGCCCTTAATCTCTAATAAACACGCGCGCCAGAACGGTGCGCTGGAAAGGCTGAGACAATGAAATTGACCAAGATGATCGCCGCCCTCGCTGTTGCCGTTGGACTGAGCGCCTGTGCCGGTTCAGGCCCGCTCTCCGAAACACCGACGCGGAATGCGCCTGACGCTGCCCCGGTTGTGGGTGCCGAGCTGACAGCGCAAAGCGCTGACTGGCGTCTTGCCGATGTGCGCGTCCAAGTGAGCGGTGACCTGCGTGTCTCCGAAGCGAACCGTTACTATCCTGTTGCGGATATTGTTTGGCGCGAGGACCCGTTCGGGGATCGCCGCGCGCAAGTGGCCAAAATCGTCGATGACGGCGTG
Above is a window of Litoreibacter janthinus DNA encoding:
- a CDS encoding HpcH/HpaI aldolase family protein yields the protein MGFANFKERMLSGEQLLGTFVKTPSVEIIEVLAVSGLDFICLDAEHSSWDRMRMDACLAVARALDFPTLVRVPSAGADDILKAMDAGAVGVVVPHVDSAEKARAVAKATRFGLGGRGFAGSTRWAGYATRSMADVLEQSRRETVVIVQIEEPEGVDAIAQIAGAEGVDGVFIGPSDLSVSYGETSTDNDNLRNAMTTVGDAAREAGITYATWAPDAATGRSLEPYGFTMYVLGSELSWIVSGARAAAAQMREG
- a CDS encoding RSP_7527 family protein; translated protein: MTDFDSSRIDLEAIELEARKMRADYTAAMIASARAWIVSKFTTPVLAGSKTA